The Triticum aestivum cultivar Chinese Spring chromosome 3A, IWGSC CS RefSeq v2.1, whole genome shotgun sequence genome includes a region encoding these proteins:
- the LOC123061460 gene encoding putative cytochrome c oxidase subunit 5b-like: MWRRLQTLAPALHRAAAAAGAAPSPASARAAPLSTAVAAFRRTGPLLSADKPAAAGTSVEDVMPIATGLEREELEAELQGKKRFDMDPPVGPFGTKEAPAVIESYFDKRIVGCPGDEGEDEHDVIWFWLKKDEPHECPVCSQYFVLKVIGDGGNPDGHDDDDDGHHH, encoded by the exons ATGTGGCGCCGCCtccaaaccctagcccccgccCTCCACCGCGCTGCCGCCGCAGCCGGCGCGGCCCCCTCCCCGGCCAGCGCCCGGGCCGCTCCCCTCTCCACGGCGGTCGCGGCCTTCCGCCGCACTGGGCCCCTCCTCTCTG CGGACAAGCCGGCGGCGGCAGGGACGAGTGTGGAGGACGTCATGCCCATAGCCACGGGGTTGGAGCGCGAGGAGCTCGAGGCGGAGCTCCAG GGGAAGAAGCGCTTCGACATGGATCCTCCTGTCGGTCCCTTCGGTACCAAG GAGGCACCAGCCGTCATTGAGTCCTATTTTGACAAGAGAATAGTAGGTTGCCCTGGTGATGAAGGAG AGGATGAGCATGACGTCATATGGTTCTGGTTGAAAAAAGATGAGCCACATGAATGCCCAGTCTGCTCACAATACTTTGTG CTTAAGGTCATTGGTGATGGTGGAAATCCAGATgggcatgatgatgatgatgatggtcatCACCACTAA